A single window of Carassius gibelio isolate Cgi1373 ecotype wild population from Czech Republic chromosome A19, carGib1.2-hapl.c, whole genome shotgun sequence DNA harbors:
- the LOC127935639 gene encoding zinc finger and BTB domain-containing protein 10-like, whose product MSGERNRRSLAFRGGGLAVTGASAVGADSNGNSCEAPACQDRHLNGNRPDREDDGDLGAKGPSLGKVEGGGSVSDSTEPEEDEDPEGGSWTAGNDHDRGVLNSAMVKTEGCKWATGNGVNREDCGTGEARKPLLEMRPQTLLLQKHSLFQTSWLQEFPWLKFSQETGLMSCSWCHNIATNNSDELIKGSRNYKRALLLRHHLSSEHGRNDPTRQEMERPEDAEGPEVEDYRNKPNENSYCYQLLQELDKQRKSGILCDVNIVVGDQVFKAHKNILVAGSRYFKTLYCLTKSENCDQTTITHLDVAAVQGFSVILDFLYSGNLLLTSHNAIEVMSVASYLQMTEVVQSCRAFIKDALNISIKQEAPDSVVVDYNKRRTVAKDCQSADKKPINFWATSILSKLSIKASGQVKDEPSDVEVSGGEGCALGSSGWGGENSSESTETEPLGPGPVFVWNEPHPGTGVAVKREVLPEPGSGRRKKQAAKRFVYNIPPEPEEGFDEGMFIQPSASYTREDFSYLSENAGEAPDNTLNKLKCPHCNYIAKHRRTLKRHLIIHSGVRSFSCDICGKLFTRREHVKRHSLVHKKDKKYKCMVCKKIFMLAASVGIRHGSRRYGVCVECADSHQGTQEGLEGMQDLEFARDEDFDEAGEGDEDMEAEGEEPNEIDQSNCEGDAGATPEKD is encoded by the exons ATGTCCGGAGAGCGAAACCGCAGGTCGCTGGCTTTCCGAGGAGGTGGATTAGCCGTCACCGGTGCCAGCGCCGTCGGAGCAGACAGCAACGGGAACAGCTGTGAGGCCCCGGCCTGTCAAGACCGACATCTGAACGGGAACAGGCCGGATCGAGAGGACGACGGGGATTTGGGGGCGAAAGGACCATCGCTGGGGAAAGTCGAGGGCGGGGGGTCCGTGAGCGACAGCACGGAGCCGGAGGAGGACGAGGACCCGGAAGGGGGCAGTTGGACAGCGGGGAACGATCATGACAGAGGCGTTTTAAACAGCGCGATGGTAAAAACCGAGGGCTGTAAGTGGGCGACCGGCAACGGCGTGAACCGGGAGGACTGTGGCACGGGAGAAGCGAGAAAGCCGCTGCTGGAGATGAGACCTCAGACGCTGCTGCTCCAGAAACACTCGCTCTTCCAGACCTCCTGGCTGCAGGAGTTTCCCTGGCTCAAGTTCAGCCAAGAAACAGGACTGATGTCTTGCTCCTGGTGCCATAACATCGCCACCAACAACAGCGACGAGCTGATTAAAGGCAGCCGGAATTACAAGCGGGCCTTGCTGCTGAGACATCACCTGTCCTCGGAGCACGGCAGGAATGACCCGACCAGACAG GAGATGGAAAGGCCAGAGGACGCGGAGGGCCCAGAGGTGGAGGACTATAGAAACAAGCCCAATGAGAACTCGTACTGCTACCAGCTGCTGCAGGAGCTGGACAAGCAGCGCAAGAGCGGCATCCTCTGCGACGTCAACATCGTAGTGGGCGACCAGGTGTTCAAGGCACACAAGAACATCCTGGTTGCTGGGAGCCGCTACTTCAAGACCCTCTACTGCCTGACGAAGAGCGAGAACTGCGACCAAACTACTATCACGCACTTGGACGTGGCGGCCGTGCAGGGCTTCTCCGTCATCTTGGACTTTCTGTACTCCGGCAACCTCTTGCTCACCAGCCATAATGCCATCGAGGTGATGTCCGTGGCGAGTTACCTCCAGATGACCGAAGTGGTCCAGTCCTGTCGCGCCTTCATCAAAGACGCCCTCAACATCAGCATCAAGCAGGAAGCCCCTGATTCTGTGGTGGTCGACTACAACAAGCGGCGGACGGTGGCGAAAGATTGCCAGAGTGCCGACAAGAAGCCCATCAACTTTTGGGCCACCAGCATCCTGTCCAAGCTGTCCATCAAGGCCAGTGGGCAAGTGAAGGATGAACCCAGTGACGTGGAGGTGTCCGGGGGAGAAGGCTGTGCTTTGGGAAGCTCTGGATGGGGCGGAGAGAACTCGTCAGAGTCCACGGAGACAGAGCCACTGGGACCGGGGCCGGTGTTCGTCTGGAACGAGCCGCACCCTGGTACTGGGGTCGCTGTCAAGAGAGAGGTGCTTCCTGAGCCGGGCAGCGGAAGGCGGAAAAAACAAGCTGCCAAGCGCTTTGTCTACAATATCCCGCCTGAGCCAGAAGAGGGTTTTGACGAGGGCATGTTCATCCAACCGTCTGCCTCCTACACCAGAGAGGACTTCTCTTACCTCTCAGAGAATGCCG GCGAAGCACCCGATAACACCCTCAATAAGCTGAAGTGTCCCCACTGTAACTACATAGCCAAGCACCGGCGAACACTAAAGAGACACCTGATCATCCACTCGGGCGTGCGCTCCTTCAGCTGTGACATCTGCGGGAAGCTGTTCACTCGCCGAGAACACGTCAAGAGACATTCCCTG GTTCACAAAAAGGATAAGAAATACAAGTGTATGGTGTGCAAGAAGATCTTCATGTTGGCGGCCAGCGTGGGCATACGGCACGGCTCTCGGCGCTACGGCGTGTGCGTGGAGTGCGCCGACTCCCACCAAGGCACGCAGGAGGGTCTGGAGGGCATGCAGGACCTGGAATTCGCCCGCGACGAAGACTTCGACGAGGCCGGAGAGGGAGATGAGGACATGGAGGCGGAAGGGGAGGAGCCTAATGAGATTGACCAATCCAACTGCGAGGGTGATGCGGGTGCCACCCCCGAGAAGGACTAA